The segment AAAATTAGGGAAGAGGGGAGTTATCGGCTAGCGATTGAATGATTAAAGGGGTAGAGTCTTGAATCTGGAATAAAGTTCTCCTTGCTTACGATTAATGCACAGTATATTAAAAGCTATACCGAAGAGCGCCTTTAAGAAGACCCCTTAGTTGCCATTACCGCACTTGTTTCCCGGGATAAATCGAGTCTTCTTATATTAGCGAATCCGGCGCTAAGAAGGTACTCCTTAAACTGGCTAAAGGTAAATGTATCCCCATGCGGGGTGTTAAGAAACATCAATACTGCAAAGAGCACCGGGAAAAAAGGGCCGCTTCTTTCTTCATCTGGAATCGTGTCAATGATGATTATTTCTCCTCCCATCCCGAGACTAGAATAAATTTTTGAAAGAAGCTTTTGCGTGAATTCTTCGCCTTGGGAGTGGCAGATGTGCCCGAGAATGGCCAGATCATAACTCCCTTCACCAAAACTTAGTTCATTCACGTCGCCTGGTATGTATTTAAATTGTCCCTCAAGCCCGTGTTGCTTTACATATTCCTTTGCCACTTCGAGCACCTCTGGAAAATCCACGGCCGTCACCAGAGAGCGGTGATTTGCCTGAGCCATGGCTATGCTCCAGGGAGCCGAACCCGCTGCAACGTCCAATATCCGTATATATCGAGCCACCCGATCCGTCCCCATAATTTCAACCAGCCGTCGACCGAGGGGGTAATTTAGGGTGAAAAGTGCTCTGGCCAGCCGTGAATAAAACTCCCTTTTTTCTTCGGGTTGGTTATTTCTTTTAGCCATTCCCGATTTGACCGCTTCACTAAGATAGGGCCAATGACTATAAATGCCTTCGTTGTGTAGCGTAACAAAGTCTGAAAGACAGGTAGGTTTGCCGCTTACCAAAAAAAATTCTGATTCCGGTGTGAGGTAGTATTTACCGCCTTTTTTCCCTATAAAATCCATTACCACTAGCGCATCGAGAAGAACCCTTGTGCCCTTCTGGGAGGCTTTTATTCCCTCGGCTATTTCTTTTGAATCATGTGCACCCTTATTAATCGCGTCAAAGATGCCAAGCTCTAAAGCAGAGCTGAGAATATGAATTAAGGTACTGTTCCATATAACCTTTTGGATGTTTATCGGTGCTATATCCTCTCCTCTCATCGTAGCCCCTTTACGCTCTTTTATATTTAAGATTTTATCGTAAAACCGTATCGAAAGTAACCCTTACGCCTTCGACTGGTAGTGAGGGTGGCGTGACAGAGCATGATATTAATCTGGCTAGCCCGGTAGAAAAAGCTTAACCCGGTTACATCGGCAAATGGAATTGCTCTGTCTAGTGCGATTTGCTAAGGCTGTGTCTCTTTGGTCAAATTCAGATTATTACGAGTTAGAATATATCCGAGTATTATAGTACCCTTGAAAAGACTATGCTGGTGCTGGGCATAATTAGCATATTTACAATCCTTCTAACCGTATTTTTATTGAACTTTCGAAGGATGATTACCCGTTACGACTGCTACGAACCGCCGGTCGTAGAAAATATGGGGGGAAGGCCTCCCCTGGTCTCTATTATCGTTCCTATGCGTGACGAAGAAAAGAACGTAAGACGCTGTATGGGGAGTTTGCTTTTTCAAAATTATCCAAATTTCGAGGTCATAGCCGTAGATGATTCGTCAAAAGATAACACTCTTAACATACTCAAGGAGTTCGCCTCCGGACACAATAACCTAGAGGTTATAGAGAGCAAACCTCTCCCTGAGGGCTGGGT is part of the Thermodesulfobacteriota bacterium genome and harbors:
- a CDS encoding class I SAM-dependent methyltransferase yields the protein MRGEDIAPINIQKVIWNSTLIHILSSALELGIFDAINKGAHDSKEIAEGIKASQKGTRVLLDALVVMDFIGKKGGKYYLTPESEFFLVSGKPTCLSDFVTLHNEGIYSHWPYLSEAVKSGMAKRNNQPEEKREFYSRLARALFTLNYPLGRRLVEIMGTDRVARYIRILDVAAGSAPWSIAMAQANHRSLVTAVDFPEVLEVAKEYVKQHGLEGQFKYIPGDVNELSFGEGSYDLAILGHICHSQGEEFTQKLLSKIYSSLGMGGEIIIIDTIPDEERSGPFFPVLFAVLMFLNTPHGDTFTFSQFKEYLLSAGFANIRRLDLSRETSAVMATKGSS